A region of Lepus europaeus isolate LE1 chromosome 2, mLepTim1.pri, whole genome shotgun sequence DNA encodes the following proteins:
- the MAGEF1 gene encoding LOW QUALITY PROTEIN: melanoma-associated antigen F1 (The sequence of the model RefSeq protein was modified relative to this genomic sequence to represent the inferred CDS: inserted 8 bases in 4 codons; deleted 3 bases in 2 codons; substituted 4 bases at 4 genomic stop codons), giving the protein MEVMEKAFQTDGMKVRQDEEEGSECVQRKKALASSLLLAPLSELECSTGDPLPPRSLPPPEARAEPQPKSWTRKSFAHHRGCHLGCGGRKWPARGRKRGCAVVAAAAAALQAEVGKDGGCDGATLALTAWREAAPSLLLQESPREDPGAAREEEGAEPAVIRRGAGVLAAEAPVSRTVAELVQFLLGKDRKSPTTRSGMVKXVFGDLKELFPQSVXLRGVWFELKRLXRQHSXILVRSLAPLRGGXGGDVGGDGPRLGLLVMLLSLSTXKXYCAREAQVWAMLQHLGGVCPSKYHFLLGYQKIRVYYKRFLQXQYLTDRQVPHFNAPECEFCWDRGSNPEVIKMEVLGFVAKLRKEEPQHWPVQSREALEEEADRARANADLGAGMVARWAAGAEGMKAVS; this is encoded by the exons AAAAgccctggcttcctccctcctcctcgccCCGCTGTCCGAGCTTGAATGCAGCACGGGGGACCCACTGCCCCCAAGGTCCCTTCCACCCCCAGAAGCCCGCGCAGAACCCCAACCCAAGAGCTGGACGAGGAAGAGCTTCGCGCACCACCGGGGCTGCCATCTTGGCTGCGGTGGCCGGAAGTGGCCGGCGCGCGGGCGAAAGCGAGGCTGCgcggtggtggcggcggcggcggcggcgctgcaG GCCGAGGTGGGGAAGGACGGCGGCTGTGACGGTGCGACCCTGGCCCTGACGGCGTGGCGGGAGGCGGCCCCGAGCCTCCTCCTGCAGGAGAGTCCCAGGGAGGACCCCGGTGCCgcgagggaggaggagggtgcgGAGCCCGCCGTCATCCGCAGAGGCGCCGGGGTCTTGGCCGCCGAAGCCCCGGTGAGTCGGACGGTGGCTGAGTTGGTGCAGTTCCTGCTGGGGAAGGACAGAAAGAGCCCCACCACCCGCTCCGGGATGGTGAA TGTGTTCGGAGACTTGAAGGAGCTGTTCCCACAGAGCGT TCTGCGGGGTGTCTGGTTTGAGCTGAAGCGGCT CAGGCAACACTCTTAGATCCTGGTCAGAAGCCTCGCACCTCTGCGGGGGGGATGAGGGGGGGATGTGGGAGGAGACGGCCCCAGGTTGGGTCTCTTAGTGATGCTCTTGTCTTTATCTACCTGAAA GTATTGCGCCAGGGAGGCCCAGGTCTGGGCGATGCTGCAGCACTTGGGGGGT GTGTGTCCCTCAAAGTATCACTTCCTCCTTGGGTACCAGAAGATTCGGGTTTATTACAAAAGATTTCTGCAGTAGCAGTACCTCACTGACAGGCAGGTGCCTCACTTCAATGCACCAGAGTGTGAATTCTGTTGGGATCGTGGAAGCAACCCGGAAGTCATTAAGATGGAAGTCCTGGGGTTCGTGGCCAAGCTCCGTAAGGAAGAA CCCCAGCACTGGCCAGTACAGTCCCGCGAGGCCCTCGAAGAGGAGGCCGACAGGGCCAGAGCCAATGCTGATCtgggggccggcatggtggcaaggtgggcggcaggggccgagGGCATGAAAGCTGTCTCTTGA